Genomic DNA from Fimbriimonas ginsengisoli Gsoil 348:
GGCGCGCACGAGAGATCTTGGAATTGCTCGGCGTAAAGCTCGATCCACAAGCGCGAGTTGGTGGGCTTTCGGTCGCAGACCAGCAGATGGTTGAACTTGCGGCTGCCCTCTCCCACGACGCGAAAGTGCTCTTGATGGACGAGACGACCGCCTCGCTCACCCCAAAAGAAGTCGCCGAACTCTTCACGATCGTACGTCGGCTAAGAGCGCAAGGGCGGGCGATCGCGTTTGTGAGCCACCACCTGGACGAAATCTTTGAGATCGCCGACCGGATAACCGTGATGCGCGACGGTGAGAAGGTTGCCGAGCGTTTACCGTCTGAGACGAGCGTCGAAGAAATCGTCCGCCTAATGGTGGGACGCGACGTCGCGGCGACCACCTCGGTCGGCCGGAAGGAGTTCGTCGGTTCGCCGATATTGCGCGTGACCAACCTTTCGGTAGCGGGGAAGTTCGAGCCCCTTAGCTTCGAAGTGCGCCCTGGCGAGATCGTTGGAATCGCTGGTCTGGTGGGCGCCGGCCGTACCGATGTGTGCCGCGCCCTGTTCGGCGTCGGGCCCCGTCCTTCCGGGCAGATCGAGATCGGCGGTGAGGCGGTGGAGATTCGGAGCCCAAGGGACGCGATGAAACATGGTGTGGCGATGGTCCCCGAAGACCGTCAGCACGAAGGGTTGTTGCTACCCCTTTCTATCGCCGAAAATGCGACCCTTCCGCTCGCCCGCAAAGGGTGGCGCAAGCCGCAGCGAGAAAGGGCACTGGCGAAGGAATTTGCGGATCGGCTTCGAACTGCCTACCGGTCGGTCGATCAGCCGGTTCGGCAGCTCTCGGGCGGGAACCAACAAAAAATCGTCCTGGGAAAGTGGCTGATGACCTCGCCAAAGATCCTCATCCTGGATGAGCCGACTCGGGGCGTCGACGTTGGAGCGAAAGACGAGGTGCACCGTCTCATTCAAAACCTCGTCGCCGACGGAATGGCGATTCTGATGGTTTCTTCTGACTTGCCGGAGCTACTAGCACTGAGTGATCGTGTGCTAGTCATGCGAGCCGGGCGCCTCGTAGATACGTTTACTGCCTCGGAAGCTACGCCCGAGCGGGTCATGTTCGCGGCAACGGGAGTTGCTTAGTTGAATCGCGCCTTTCTTCAGCGTGTAGCGGCGATGCGTGAGGCGGGAACGGTCGTTTTGCTCTTGATGGTGATGGTGGTCGCGGGGATTCGCGAGCCGCGATTTCTTCAGGCCGCCAGTCTCGAAAGCATTTTGCTATGGGTGCCGCTGCTCGTCGTGATCGGCATCGGGCAGATGATGGTGATCGTTACCCGCGGCATCGACGTTTCGGTTGGGTCGATGGTCGGCTTGAGCGGGATGATCGTCGGCATGACGTTCCGTTCCCATCCGGGCCTTCCGATCTTTGAGGGGACCCTGATCGGTGTCGGTGTCGGATTGGCTCTCGGAGCGGTCAATGGTGGGTTGATCGCGGGGGCGAGAGTGCCTCCGATTATCGCGACGCTCGGTACGATGAGCGTCTTCCGAGGACTGGTCTTCATCGTAAGCCGCGGAGAACAGGTCGATTCGAACTACATTCCAGACGGCCTCACCCGGTGGACCCTCGCGGGCCCAGTTACGGTATTCGGGATCGTATTCCCTTGGATTTTGGTCATCGCCCTCGCCATGGCGGCGATCGCGGCTTGGTTCGTGCGCAAGACGAGAGCCGGAAGAGATATCTATGCACTCGGCAGCCATCCCGAGGCGGCGCGCCTGCGCGGGATTCCGGTGAGGCGTACCACCTTTATGGTCTACGCCATCACCGGCGCTCTCGCCGGGCTTGCGGGCGTGCTATATGCCTCGCGTTACGGCGTGGTGAACCCCGGAAGCGCGGGGCAAGGGCTTGAGCTGTTGGTCATTGCCGCCGTAGTCATCGGCGGCACGAACGTGGTCGGCGGCTCTGGAACGGTATTAGGAGTTTTGCTTGGCTCGCTATTTTTAGGCGCCGTGAATGTCGCTCTCGCGGTTCTCGGAATAACCGAGACCTGGCAGCAACTGGTTTACGGCGCCGTTATCCTGATTGCGGTGGTGGTGGATACCCTCCTGCAAAAGAAGGTGGCGGCGTGAAGCTGCTTGCCCGGCGAGAGCTTGTGCCCGCGGTGATGGTCGTCATCGCTTTCGCGATCGGCCCCGCGATGTCGCCCCACTTCTTGGACGCCCGTTACCTCATGGATGCGGTTTCGCAGCAGGCCGAGGCCGGATTGCTCGCGTTGGGAATGACGCTCGTCATCGTCAGCGGGCAGATCGACCTCTCCGTTGCCGCCACCTTGGCGCTGGTGGCCGGAGTCACGGCCAAGCTGATGTCCGCCGGAGTTCCGATTCCGGTGGCGGGCGTTCTGGGGGCTGGGCTGGGCACCGGGCTTGGATGGATCAACGGCGCGTTCATCTCGCGTTTGCGTCTTCCCTCGTTCGTGGTGACGCTTGCGACGATGGCGGGGTATCGCGGCGTTGCCCACGTCATGCTCGGCGCGGGGTCTGAGCCGGTGCCGCCCAAGTTTGTCGGCCTCGACATGATGACGGTGCCCGGCACGCCGGTCCCCGTGCTGCTCGTAGTGCTCATCTTGGCCGCCGTTGCCACCGGAATCGTCCTGCATCGATCCGTGCTCGGTCGCTGGATCTACTCGGTGGGTACGAACGAGCGAGCTTCTCTCTTTTCGGGCGTGCCGACGGTCGGAGTTACGACCCGCGTCTTTGCCGTCTCGGGGTTCTTCGCCGGCCTCGCCGGCCTCATCATCGATTCGCGCCTTGGAATCGCGCGGTACGACCATGCCACCGGTTTGGAGCTCGATGTGATCACCGCGGTGGTCCTCGGCGGAGCCAGCATCTACGGCGGACAGGGTTCGATTCTTGGAACGATGCTGGCGCTCTTGGCGCTTTCGCTCGTCCGTACCGAAATGGGTTTGCGCAATTACGGCGCGGAAACCCAGCTCGCGGTGATCGGAACGCTGCTCATCGTGGCCGTCTTGGTCACGAATCTTCTCGACCGACTGGCGCAGAATGGTCGTTCTCCAGTAAAAGTAACGACATGAAGCTTCGCGCCTTCGCGTTCCTCCTTTTTCCCACCCTCGTGCTGGCCGGCTGCGGGAGTAGCGACTCCGGCAGTGGATCCACGGGTACCACCGGTGGGACTGCCTCCAAAGAGTCGTCCGGTGCGAAGTTGAAGATCGTTTACATCCCGAAGAACGAGGGGAACCCCTACTTCAACGAAGTAAAGCGTGGCTTCGAAGACGCGGCCAAGGAACTGGGGGCCGATTTCACCGAGGTCGGACCGGCGACGGGCGAAGCGACGTCCCAGATCCCCATCATCAAGCAGCAGATCCAGCAGGGGGTGGACGTGATCGCGATCTCGCCCAACAGCCCCGATGCATTGAACACGGTTCTCGACCAGGCCAAGACGAAAGGAATCACCGTCATCACGGTGGACGCCGACCTCGACAAGAACGAGACGCATCGCGACGCCGCAGTCCTACCTGCCGACTTCGACCAAATCGGCTCTTCTCAAGTTGAGCTGCTTGGAAAATTAACCGGGTACGAGGGAGAGTTTGCGATCCTTTCGGCGACGACCGACGCGCCGAACCAAAACGCTTGGATCGCCAAGATGAAGGAGACGCTGAAGGATCCCAAATTCTCCAAGATGAAGCTCGTCGAAACCGTTTTTGGGGACGATAAGGACGTCAAGAGCACCACCGAGACGGAAGGGTTGCTCGCCAAGCATCCCGGCTTGCGCGGCATTATCGCCCCAACGAGTGTCGGCCTCGCGGCGGCGGCTCCGGTCATCGAGCGGACCGGCGTTTTCCCCGGCGGACCCCACGCAGTCGGCAAGGGGCTCCAGCTCACCGGCCTTAGCACCCCCAATCAGCTCAAGAAGTTCGTCAACAACGGCGTGGTGACTTCGTTCCAGCTTTGGGCGCCGTACAACGAAGGTTATCTGGCCACCTACCTCGGATCGCAAATTCACACCAAGAAGCTGACTCCGACGGCGGGCGCGACCTTTGACACGCCCAAGTTCGGCAAGCAAAAGCTCAGTGACAAGCTTGTGGTGATTGGCGGCCCACTGGTGACGTTCGACAAATCGAATATCGATAAGTCGAACTTCTAAGAGCGCTCGGGCGCCGTCACATTCGGACGGCGCCGGTGAGCACTGGGATCAAGCCGGAAGCGTTGGCGTTCCGTTGAGCCCGAGAGATGAGCGAGGCGCGGGCCACCTCTCCCTCGACCTCGGCCGCTTGCTCGCGGCATCCGATTCCGTACATCGCCAGGGCGATCTCACGGCCGTAGATCGCCTCGCGCTGAGTGTCGGGTAATCCCTGATACATCGCGTTCGACATGATCAGCTTATAGATGGCCGCGCGGTTCGCCTTGATCTGTTTGCGGGAGACCGGCTTGCCCGTGCTCGCCTGACTGAACAGGGCGTGGGCCATGGCAAATCCGTCCGCCAAGTCGTTTGGCTGAAGGCCGACCGCCTTCATTCGCTGGTGGAACTGCTTCACCGAAGTTCGAATCGACTGGATCTGCGCGGGAAGGGTCTTCGGGTCGTCGGGGTCCGTAAAGGCGATTCCGGCAACCGCGTTCCGGACGCCGGCTTCCGAAGGTTTGAACTTGGTCGACGCTTTGCCCGAGGCGATGCGCTGCCGCCCCGCTTCCTTCAGCGCCTTGATCCTTTCCTGAAGTCCGGGAACCTTGGCGGCGGCCGCTCCTCTCCCGCTCGGGAGAAGGTCCAACACACCTTGCAGGCGAACCTGTTGTGACCAACCGCAAGCAGTGACGAGAAGCAGAGCGAATCCAGCCAAGACTTTCATGTTCATAAGGATAAACCCGGTGGGTAAGAAATGGTCAATTCGGATTTGCTGAATTGAATCGGGGTGAATCGATCCGGCATGTGCGTGTCGTACTTTCCGTGGGGAGTCCAGCACCAAGCCGCTTGGACCTCATTTTCTCCGACCGCCAGTTTTTGGAATCGGCCGAGGAAGAGCCGCCACTCGTCTCCCTCTTCGGGAGGCAAGGACCGTCCGTTCGCAAGGTGCTCCATCCCTGTCCATGGGAACGCGATTTCGGCGGTCCATCCTCGGCTGGGCTGGCTTGGATCGTTGAGCACTCCGTCGATGTGAACGGCGGAACGCACGCCCGGAAAGTCCCAGTCGAGAAACGCCCAGCGCAGGCCGCGGGGGTTGGTTCCCCACCAAAAGCTCTCCGGCTTTCGGTCGAAGTCGCCGCCAAAGGTGAAAGACTTTCGGTCGATTAGGTCGAACTCGGGAATGTCGAACCGTCCGCCGCGAAGATACGCGTCGCGCCAGATGAAGAAGACCTCGTAAACCGTATTCAGCGCGTTGAGCTCGAACTCGTAATAGCAGTCGCCGCCGTCGATGAAGACTTCGATATCGTTCTCGTTGAAGATGATCGAGTCGCGCTCCGTCAGCTTCGCCTTGGGATACGGCTCCTCGACCCAAAAGCCGATGTAGAGGTTATCGTCGTCCCACAGCACGGCGGATTGCGTGCCGAGGAGGCCGGGCTCGCCGGTCGCCATGTCGACGAAGCGTGGTGAACGCGGCGCGTTTTGCCAGGCTGGGTGGGAAAGCGTGCCGTCGACGGGCAATGGCTCGGAGACTCGGTACGCGACGTAGGATTCAGCCATAGACCTCTCTAAGTATGTCTCTCCTACCGGCAACCTTCTTTGAGCGAAGTTTGTATCTTGGGTGCGTACATGAGTTCGATCGAGGGATTTGCTTTCGAATGGCTTTGGAGCCGGATCTTTGCTTTTCGGCCGAAGCTTTCGAAAGAAGGCCAGCTGCTCGTCGCCACTACCGGTTGGCGCGCTCATCTGTTCTCGCTTGGTTTTGGCTCGAGGAAGGTGGTCGTCGATCCTCACCTGAGGGTAGTTCGGCTACAGATTCGAAAGTGGTGGTTCTACCGCACTTCGAAGCGAATTGAGTTCGATTGGGTCGAGGAGATCCTTTACGGATACAACGACATGTCGGCGGGCGCCAGTTGGTCGGCACACCAGGCGCAGGATCTCTTCACCGTAGGCTTGCTCCTCAAGAACCGGGAGGAGGTCACGCTGTTCCGGTACTACGGAGAGGGTGAATTCGTCAACGATGGCGTCTGGCCCGATTGGTTCTACTGGGAAGACAACCTCGTATCGCCCTATCTGCGAAACACGCAGGAGGGAGAGTCGCTCATGTATTGCGACCTCCTCAGCCGGATGATCGGCGTTCCGATTGGCAACCCGCCGCCCTAGTAGCGGATGCCGATCGTCAGAAAGAACTGGTTTTGCCCCTGATTTGGCTTCTTAACGCCGCCGTTGGAGATGTGCAAGAGCCGCAAACCGATGAGGTAGTCGCGGCGACCGCCCGGGAAGATGCCGCCGAAGCCGATCATCGGCGTCGAGTTGAGCGTGATGTCCAAATCCCGAGACGTCGCGGTGGTGTACTGAAGACCCCAGCCGAAATCGCCGTACATGCTTCGCCCTTGTTTATCTTGGGGCCAGAACCAACGGGAGTAAACGAGACCACCCACCGCCCAGGTGCTGCGAACCCGGGTGTAGGCGAACCGGCTCGTCGTACGGTCGACGTATCCCTCGTAGACAAGTTGAGCGGGCAAGGTGCGAAACCTAAAGCGATGCTCCGGCTTCCCAAATCCCAGCCCAACCCCGAAGCCGTACCGGATGTCTTCGGAACCTAGAAACGCGACCGATTGTCCCGTAAAACCGTAAAGGTATTTGGAGGGATGGTTAAGAGGTCGATCCTCTGCCAACGCCCCCGAAAGGAGTGCAAACAAACCCAACGCAACCGTTCCCTTAGTCATCGATACTCATGAATCCCGAGCCCATGATGCGGGATGAGGTACAGTTCGCCGCAACCCCCCTTGGATTTGTCATGCGCACACGCCTGCCTGTAGTAGTCATCGTCGGACGTCCCAACGTCGGCAAGAGCACCCTTTTCAACCGATTGGTGGGGCGCCGCGTGGCGGTGGTCGAGGACACCCCGGGCATCACCCGAGACCGCCTGTATGCCGAAACCGAGTGGAATGGACGACGGTTCCAAGTCGTCGACACCGGCGGCATCGTCTTTTCCGAAGAAGATCCGCTGTCCGAGCAGATCCGCGTGCAGGCGAACGTCGCTCTAGAGGAGGCGGACATCGTCCTCTTCCTGACCGACGCGAGGGATGGGATGAATCCCGACGATATGGACCTTGCTCGCGAGCTGCGTCCGGTTAAGAAGCCGGTGCTGGTCGTGGTGAACAAGGCGGACAATCCCGAGCGAGATTCGTTTGCCAACGAGTTCTACTCCGTCGGATTGGGCGAGGTGTATCCGGTCTCAGGCCTCCACGGCCGCGGCGTTGCCGATCTGATGGACGTGGTCGTCGACCTCCTGCCTCCGGCGTCGGAGATCGACGTCGACGACCGCACCGAAGTCCGAGTGGCGATCGTCGGACGTCCGAACGTCGGCAAGTCCTCGATGATCAACGCCTTCACCGGCGAGCAGCGGATGATCGTCTCGGACATCGCGGGCACCACGCGCGACGCGATCGACACCGAGTTGGAGTACCACGGCGAAAAGTTCCGTCTCATCGACACCGCCGGTATCCGGCGTCGAGGCAAGATTCAGGGATCGGTCGAATACTACATGGTCGACCGGGCGCAGAAAGCGATCGACAAGGCCGATTGCGCGATGGTCGTGGTCGATGGCAACGAAGGGCTCACCGACGGCGACAAGCGTATCATGAAGCTGGCGCACGATGCCGGAAAAGCGGTGGTCTTCGCGATCAACAAGTGGGACCTGAAAGAGCCGCCCGACGGCCACCCGCGTCACATGACTCAGATCAAGAAGGATTTCATCAAGGTCGTCAAGAACGAAATCCCCGAGCTGAATTACGCTACCGCCGCCTTCACGTCCGCCAAGGAGAGCGCGGGTCTCGGCCCGGCATTGGATGAGGTTCTTCGAGCCCAAGAGGCTTACAACTTCCGGATTTCCACCGGTCAGTTGAACCGGCTGATTCAAGAAGCGGTCTTCTCTCGTCCCTATTCCAGTAAGGGCCGGGTGCTCAAGATCTACTACGCGACTCAGGTCTCTACCCGCCCTCCGACCTTCGTGCTGTTCTGCAACGACCCGGAGCTACTCCACTTCAGCTATCAGCGATACCTGCTGAACAAGATCCGTGAAGCCTTCCCCCTCGAAGGCACGCCGGTCCGTCTGACCGCCAAGAGCAGCCACAAGAAACCAGAATAAGGTAGCACGGGCGGCTCGCCCGTGGGTATTCATGGGCGGCCCGCCCATGCTGGCGAACGTCCGTTCGCCGGAGTGCCGGTCTGGAGACCGGCGGTCATTGCCGAGGTGCGATGGAAAAACGCCCGACGGTGGAGAAAATATCACGCAACGGAAACGGTGCCTGCGACGCTAGATGGGAGGGGTATGGCGTACCCGTGGCGTTGGAGGGCTTCTAGATGAAGTGCGATAGCTGTTGCCATTTCCGCTTTGACTTCATCGAGGGAGTCGCCCACCGCAATACAACCGGGAAGATCCGGGACGTAGGCTCCCCAATTTAGCGCACCCTCCGGCCTTTCGTAAATGACGACGTATTGATGCATGGCTTCTCTCCTAATAAGTTATAGACGCAATTCAGCGATAGGCTATTTCCAGCCAGCCTGTTTTTTGATGCTATTCAACGTTCCCGGTGGTATCTCTTTGTTGGGAGGTCCCGGAACCGTCACAATGCCCGGTTTCGTTGGATGAACGAACTGCCGATGGCTTCCCGATTGGTGGTCAAGCACCCACCCCTCCTTTCTAAGTTTATCGAGCAGGTCTCGAACTTGCATGGGGAACTCCCAAGGCTAGTACATCGCTCTCGCTAACAGGAAGTTGGCGATGTAAATGAGGACCATGCCGATGACGACGGTGTTGGTGGTGGCGCGACCTACGCCGACGGCGCCTTCCTTGGTTCTCAGCCCCTGCTGGCAGGCGACGACGGCGACGATGAGGCCGAAACAGGGAGTTTTGATCATTCCCTTGACGAAATCTTCCGGCTTCACGAATTGCTGGACCGAATGGATAAAGGTGGCGTACGAGATCCGCTCCGTAATGGCCACCAGGAGGCCGCCCACCACGCCGGACCACATGCAGACCATCGAGAGCACCGGCAGCATCAGGAGGCCCGCCAGAATGCGAGGGATGATCAAGTAGTTCGTGGGATGGACGCTCAGCATCTTGAGGGCGTCGATCTGCTCGGTTACCGCCATGCTGCCGATCTGGGCGGCCATCGCGGAGCCGCAACGCGCCGCCACCATGATTCCCGCAATCACCGGTCCGACCTCGCGGGTGACGGTCAGTCCTACCGTGGCTCCCACGAAATTCGTGGCGCCATACTGACCCAGGAACTGGGAAAGGTAGAGCGATAGAACCGCTCCGGAAAAGAACCCGGTCAAGGTGACGATCGGGACTGAGGCGACCCCAATGAACGCCATTTGGTTCATCGTCTCGCGAATCTCGAATGGGCGGCGGGGGGCTCGTCGAATCGCGTCGGCGATGATCATGCCGCACTCCCCAACGAACGTCAGGAAGGAGACGATCGACTGGATCGGGCTAAGGGCGTAGGGGCGGTCGACGTTCGCGGCCATTGGCGGAGGTCTCAGGCTAAGACCTTACCGTACTTCCCACACCCGGTAGCCGATCTTGAAGAGGGCGCCTCGGATTCGGGTCAGCGTCGCCTTCTGCAACTCGTCCATCGAGGTCTTGGCGGCGGCCGCATCGTCTTGCGTTAGCGCCAGAAGCTCCTGCCTCCGGCCCAAGATATTTCCATCGTCGCCGGATCGCACCTCGTACATCTCGGGAACCGAGTCGAAGAAATTGTTCAGTCGCCGCACGGCCGCGTCGGCCCGGGTGAGAGCATCGTTACCGGCAAACGAAACAAGCGGTTTGCCGCCGAACGAAACCGCCACGGTACCGTCGTCGGCGGGCTTGGCTTCGGCCCGGAAGCTGCTGGCGACCCGGCTTCGCCGAATCGGAACGTTCGCCGCCTTCATGTATCTGAGCAGCGATTCGGCCCGTTCGCGCCCAGGAGGGTGAGTTTGGAAGATTCCCAGGTGCGCGTAACGAGGGTCGCCGACCTCCTTCATGGCGAGACGTTCCATGAAAGTGAGAATTCCCGTCGGATCGTACTTGCTCTTGAGCATGTACTGGAAGCCGCCGTAGTCGGCCGCTTCCTCCGCCCTCACGCTCCAGCCGCTCGTATAAGCCTGCGAGAGCAAGCTGGCGCCGGAGAGAACGCCGGGAAGCGCCTCCGTTCCTTTCGCGAGCACCATCGCGATGATCAGCGGGATCTCGA
This window encodes:
- a CDS encoding acyloxyacyl hydrolase; translation: MPAQLVYEGYVDRTTSRFAYTRVRSTWAVGGLVYSRWFWPQDKQGRSMYGDFGWGLQYTTATSRDLDITLNSTPMIGFGGIFPGGRRDYLIGLRLLHISNGGVKKPNQGQNQFFLTIGIRY
- a CDS encoding ABC transporter permease, whose translation is MNRAFLQRVAAMREAGTVVLLLMVMVVAGIREPRFLQAASLESILLWVPLLVVIGIGQMMVIVTRGIDVSVGSMVGLSGMIVGMTFRSHPGLPIFEGTLIGVGVGLALGAVNGGLIAGARVPPIIATLGTMSVFRGLVFIVSRGEQVDSNYIPDGLTRWTLAGPVTVFGIVFPWILVIALAMAAIAAWFVRKTRAGRDIYALGSHPEAARLRGIPVRRTTFMVYAITGALAGLAGVLYASRYGVVNPGSAGQGLELLVIAAVVIGGTNVVGGSGTVLGVLLGSLFLGAVNVALAVLGITETWQQLVYGAVILIAVVVDTLLQKKVAA
- a CDS encoding type II toxin-antitoxin system HicB family antitoxin, with the protein product MHQYVVIYERPEGALNWGAYVPDLPGCIAVGDSLDEVKAEMATAIALHLEALQRHGYAIPLPSSVAGTVSVA
- a CDS encoding type II toxin-antitoxin system HicA family toxin; the protein is MQVRDLLDKLRKEGWVLDHQSGSHRQFVHPTKPGIVTVPGPPNKEIPPGTLNSIKKQAGWK
- a CDS encoding ABC transporter permease, whose product is MKLLARRELVPAVMVVIAFAIGPAMSPHFLDARYLMDAVSQQAEAGLLALGMTLVIVSGQIDLSVAATLALVAGVTAKLMSAGVPIPVAGVLGAGLGTGLGWINGAFISRLRLPSFVVTLATMAGYRGVAHVMLGAGSEPVPPKFVGLDMMTVPGTPVPVLLVVLILAAVATGIVLHRSVLGRWIYSVGTNERASLFSGVPTVGVTTRVFAVSGFFAGLAGLIIDSRLGIARYDHATGLELDVITAVVLGGASIYGGQGSILGTMLALLALSLVRTEMGLRNYGAETQLAVIGTLLIVAVLVTNLLDRLAQNGRSPVKVTT
- a CDS encoding M48 family metalloprotease; protein product: MIPALLAMTLIRPRPIPASPVERLVANAWREVETQQPIDKQEQKHRDDIKRDREVGAKYVIEVEKDLKVVPDKDLNARIEKIGRELADVANITHADALWGDKRMNTFDYVFKIVEDKEHPEEVNAFSLPGGFIYVYRGLIDFAESDDELAGVLSHEIAHAAFRHVATLQSEQAKMQKIEIPLIIAMVLAKGTEALPGVLSGASLLSQAYTSGWSVRAEEAADYGGFQYMLKSKYDPTGILTFMERLAMKEVGDPRYAHLGIFQTHPPGRERAESLLRYMKAANVPIRRSRVASSFRAEAKPADDGTVAVSFGGKPLVSFAGNDALTRADAAVRRLNNFFDSVPEMYEVRSGDDGNILGRRQELLALTQDDAAAAKTSMDELQKATLTRIRGALFKIGYRVWEVR
- a CDS encoding carbohydrate-binding family 9-like protein, whose protein sequence is MAESYVAYRVSEPLPVDGTLSHPAWQNAPRSPRFVDMATGEPGLLGTQSAVLWDDDNLYIGFWVEEPYPKAKLTERDSIIFNENDIEVFIDGGDCYYEFELNALNTVYEVFFIWRDAYLRGGRFDIPEFDLIDRKSFTFGGDFDRKPESFWWGTNPRGLRWAFLDWDFPGVRSAVHIDGVLNDPSQPSRGWTAEIAFPWTGMEHLANGRSLPPEEGDEWRLFLGRFQKLAVGENEVQAAWCWTPHGKYDTHMPDRFTPIQFSKSELTISYPPGLSL
- a CDS encoding substrate-binding domain-containing protein → MKLRAFAFLLFPTLVLAGCGSSDSGSGSTGTTGGTASKESSGAKLKIVYIPKNEGNPYFNEVKRGFEDAAKELGADFTEVGPATGEATSQIPIIKQQIQQGVDVIAISPNSPDALNTVLDQAKTKGITVITVDADLDKNETHRDAAVLPADFDQIGSSQVELLGKLTGYEGEFAILSATTDAPNQNAWIAKMKETLKDPKFSKMKLVETVFGDDKDVKSTTETEGLLAKHPGLRGIIAPTSVGLAAAAPVIERTGVFPGGPHAVGKGLQLTGLSTPNQLKKFVNNGVVTSFQLWAPYNEGYLATYLGSQIHTKKLTPTAGATFDTPKFGKQKLSDKLVVIGGPLVTFDKSNIDKSNF
- a CDS encoding sugar ABC transporter ATP-binding protein, encoding MVRAVAVRMAFGGVEVVKGVDLELRASEVHAIVGENGAGKSTLAKLIAGVYRPTAGSLEIDGNPVVLESPRQAIERGIALIHQEPLTFPHLDVAENIFVGHQPISRGGIDWKAMRRRAREILELLGVKLDPQARVGGLSVADQQMVELAAALSHDAKVLLMDETTASLTPKEVAELFTIVRRLRAQGRAIAFVSHHLDEIFEIADRITVMRDGEKVAERLPSETSVEEIVRLMVGRDVAATTSVGRKEFVGSPILRVTNLSVAGKFEPLSFEVRPGEIVGIAGLVGAGRTDVCRALFGVGPRPSGQIEIGGEAVEIRSPRDAMKHGVAMVPEDRQHEGLLLPLSIAENATLPLARKGWRKPQRERALAKEFADRLRTAYRSVDQPVRQLSGGNQQKIVLGKWLMTSPKILILDEPTRGVDVGAKDEVHRLIQNLVADGMAILMVSSDLPELLALSDRVLVMRAGRLVDTFTASEATPERVMFAATGVA
- a CDS encoding MlaE family ABC transporter permease — translated: MAANVDRPYALSPIQSIVSFLTFVGECGMIIADAIRRAPRRPFEIRETMNQMAFIGVASVPIVTLTGFFSGAVLSLYLSQFLGQYGATNFVGATVGLTVTREVGPVIAGIMVAARCGSAMAAQIGSMAVTEQIDALKMLSVHPTNYLIIPRILAGLLMLPVLSMVCMWSGVVGGLLVAITERISYATFIHSVQQFVKPEDFVKGMIKTPCFGLIVAVVACQQGLRTKEGAVGVGRATTNTVVIGMVLIYIANFLLARAMY
- the der gene encoding ribosome biogenesis GTPase Der, translated to MNPEPMMRDEVQFAATPLGFVMRTRLPVVVIVGRPNVGKSTLFNRLVGRRVAVVEDTPGITRDRLYAETEWNGRRFQVVDTGGIVFSEEDPLSEQIRVQANVALEEADIVLFLTDARDGMNPDDMDLARELRPVKKPVLVVVNKADNPERDSFANEFYSVGLGEVYPVSGLHGRGVADLMDVVVDLLPPASEIDVDDRTEVRVAIVGRPNVGKSSMINAFTGEQRMIVSDIAGTTRDAIDTELEYHGEKFRLIDTAGIRRRGKIQGSVEYYMVDRAQKAIDKADCAMVVVDGNEGLTDGDKRIMKLAHDAGKAVVFAINKWDLKEPPDGHPRHMTQIKKDFIKVVKNEIPELNYATAAFTSAKESAGLGPALDEVLRAQEAYNFRISTGQLNRLIQEAVFSRPYSSKGRVLKIYYATQVSTRPPTFVLFCNDPELLHFSYQRYLLNKIREAFPLEGTPVRLTAKSSHKKPE